The stretch of DNA CATCCACTACAAACTTAACCTTTTCCTTCTTCCCCTCCGCCACAAACACCTTCTCGAACGCAATCACCTGTTTCTGAGGCGCCGCCGCCACTTGCGGCGGCGGGATCCAGTACACCATCACCACCTCACTGCCGTCTCTCTCCCCGGCGTTCTCTACCTCCACCTCGAACTCCACCTTGTGGGCTTCGTTGCAGTCCAGGTCGTCGATCAGCACCGCCGGGCACGGCGAGAAGTGCGAGCCGGCGGTGTAGTTGACGTCGCGGCAGTGCTGGAACTTGTTGAGCTTTACGTTGAGTTTCCTCTGGGGGGCGGTTAGGTGGTAGTTGAAGACGGTGTAGCTCAGGCCGTAGCCGAATGGATACACGGTTGCGCCGTTGAAGAATTTGTATGTTCTCCCCGGATAGCCTAGGGTTTCCACTGCCCTTAATGGCATTGATGTCATGGGAAGTGCATCGGTGTAGCTTGCTTCATGCCATGTTAATGGCAGCTTTCctcctatatattatatattgtaagcaaaaccaattaaaaataaaaacatactgattttcaaaaataaaaaataaaaacatactATTCACTTAGTAACCAGAATGTAGGCCGTCCACATTAATGAATTTTGGACTAGTTTTTAAGGACAAGTGAGTGTGGTGGTAGAAAGAATCTGGCAAACATGAGTTTTTGTGAGACCCACCGGAGTGAGTTTTTGGTGGGACTCCGTGCTGGGCTAAACCACACCAAAAACCTCACTATTGAGAATACCCTAAAAAGCATGCAGTATAATAGTCTCCTTGCTGAGCACGTGCAATGCCCGCTTGGCACTTCAAACCACACCAGGTTTGATATAGCCGATTAGACAATATAAGTAACCTAGTTAAGCTAGTTTACCTTGGTCCTCCTGATTTGATATAGCCGGTTAGACAATAAAAGTAACTTAGTTAGACTAGTTTACCTTGGTCCTTTACTACTTCGGTTAGAGGTCAGACCACACTTAGCTTAAGGGGGAGTGacttgtcacccaaaaaaaacatttatacaTATACCTGGGTTATAATTTCCAAACACAATATCAGCAATGGCGCGGCCACCTTCTTCTCCGGGGTAACCTGCCCATAAGATTGCCTGAATCTTGGGATTCTTTTTAGCAAAAGAGATGTCAACACCGCCACCGGACATTACAACAAGGATAACAGGTCCTTTGGAGTCAGCAGCCACTTGGCTAACTAGTTGTGTTTGGTAGCCAGGGAGGAGAAGATCCACTCTATCCCTATCCTCAGCCTCAACGCTCAAATCTAATCCCACCACAACCACCGTGGCATCCGCCTTCTTCGCCGCCCTCACTGCTGGGAATATCAAACTCTCATTCTTGCAATGGACATTAGCACACCCCATTTCGTGATAAACTCTGGTGTATCCCGTGAACCCTGCAATTGGTGTCGTATACTTACATGGAACTCctacaaaagaaattatatcaaacagttATTAtctaataactaatttaccaaacaactatcagccaATCAGTTAACCGGGCTTATATATACCTTCATAATTGCCAATCATGGCTTTAGTGGCATTTGCATGGGGCCCCACAACTGCTAGGGTTTTAACGTTGGCAGAGTCCAAAGGCAATGTGTTGTTATCGTTCTTGAGAAGAACAATTCCTTGTCTTGCTGCTTGGGCTGCCAGCTCAATGTGATCCTCAGAGCAAATGTCATCATGTCCAAGACTATCAAACTTGGGGCTTCCATCAAAGAACCCTAATCTCATCAGGGTTGTGTACAGGTACTTTAAGGCCTTGTCAATTTCTGACTCTCTCACTTTCCCACTCTCCACTGCATTGGCAGCAAACTTTGTGTAGTAATTCCCACAGTCCAAATCCAAACCTACAAATTAAAAACCAaccaaaaatattatagtatGCCCTGTGTTTTGTCttaattaaaagttttgaaATTTGTAGCATGATATATGCTAAATATATAGGTGCTAAAGATATTAAACTCGCCTGCTTTAAGTGCTTGTGAAACAGCATCTTCTGGTTCATCATTTAGCCACTTTTGATCATCCAAAATTACTTCAATAGAATCACAGTCTGAAACTATGTATCTAGaaatagaaattaaagaaaactaGTTCAGTTACACTTGAATAGAATAGAATGATAAttaagaattgaattgaatataCTATCTAGTTATCTAGTATAGGTTagacaatataatattatattgtactaCATACAGTACCCATGAAGATTCCAGTCTCCTCGTACTGTGTCTTTAAGAAGCTTAGTATCAGTGCATGTTGGGATGCCGTTAATCCGGTTGAATGAACACATCACACTACTCGCATCACCCTCTTTCACACACATTTCAAATGGCTTAAGAAATGTCTCCATCATATCTTGCTCAGTcacctattatattatattatattcaattcgaaaatgaatatatatatagttcaattaATTCTACATATGCATGATTTTAAGATATATTGTGTGTACGTACCCTTGCATCGAAATGTAGACGG from Ipomoea triloba cultivar NCNSP0323 chromosome 7, ASM357664v1 encodes:
- the LOC116025363 gene encoding probable beta-D-xylosidase 5, with amino-acid sequence MARVSVFISLLLLSLFAITTLAKDDMNTINDASFNQTRHVCHPSRFEQLGLNMKDFAFCDSSLSFSVRVKDLVDRMTLLEKAQQLGDNAYGVARIGLPSYEWWSEALHGVSFIGNNDRKGSYFDEVVPGATSFPMVITTAATFNQSLWKTIGQVVSTEARAMHNLGNAGLTFWSPNINVVRDPRWGRILETPGEDPFVVGTYSVNFVRGLQDIEGTENVTDLSSRPLKVAACCKHYAAYDLDPWQGIDRLHFDARVTEQDMMETFLKPFEMCVKEGDASSVMCSFNRINGIPTCTDTKLLKDTVRGDWNLHGYIVSDCDSIEVILDDQKWLNDEPEDAVSQALKAGLDLDCGNYYTKFAANAVESGKVRESEIDKALKYLYTTLMRLGFFDGSPKFDSLGHDDICSEDHIELAAQAARQGIVLLKNDNNTLPLDSANVKTLAVVGPHANATKAMIGNYEGVPCKYTTPIAGFTGYTRVYHEMGCANVHCKNESLIFPAVRAAKKADATVVVVGLDLSVEAEDRDRVDLLLPGYQTQLVSQVAADSKGPVILVVMSGGGVDISFAKKNPKIQAILWAGYPGEEGGRAIADIVFGNYNPGGKLPLTWHEASYTDALPMTSMPLRAVETLGYPGRTYKFFNGATVYPFGYGLSYTVFNYHLTAPQRKLNVKLNKFQHCRDVNYTAGSHFSPCPAVLIDDLDCNEAHKVEFEVEVENAGERDGSEVVMVYWIPPPQVAAAPQKQVIAFEKVFVAEGKKEKVKFVVDGCKSLGFVDYKGYNLLTSGAHTVMVGDGKLSFIVNVEFQT